Proteins found in one Synechococcales cyanobacterium CNB genomic segment:
- the nusB gene encoding transcription antitermination factor NusB → MASARDLRRLTLLALYQIDARGGGDREQVRQSLDDCGTLAEEGPVFVDARTDFSQTELDTAFASACAAYERRKQADDAVAELAPDWPTHRQPAIDRAILRLAYHEMEVGVPPKVAVNEAVELAKAFSTDRSPAFINGVLDKLLKRRDGEREKGEGGIGHQASGADETV, encoded by the coding sequence ATGGCGTCCGCACGCGACCTACGCCGACTCACCCTGCTCGCGCTCTACCAGATCGACGCACGGGGCGGCGGCGACCGCGAACAGGTCCGCCAGTCGCTCGACGACTGCGGCACGCTCGCCGAGGAAGGCCCGGTTTTCGTCGATGCACGCACGGACTTCAGCCAGACGGAACTGGACACGGCGTTCGCCTCGGCGTGCGCGGCCTACGAGCGTCGCAAGCAAGCGGACGATGCGGTCGCCGAACTCGCCCCGGACTGGCCGACACACCGCCAACCCGCGATCGACCGAGCGATCCTGCGGCTTGCCTACCACGAGATGGAAGTCGGCGTGCCGCCGAAGGTCGCGGTGAATGAGGCCGTCGAACTGGCCAAGGCATTCAGTACCGATCGTTCACCGGCGTTTATCAACGGCGTGCTGGACAAGTTGTTGAAGAGGAGGGATGGGGAGAGAGAGAAGGGCGAAGGCGGCATTGGGCACCAGGCATCGGGCGCCGACGAGACGGTGTAG
- the ftsY gene encoding signal recognition particle-docking protein FtsY: MRLLKSAISKFRKGLERTRESFVSGLRSVLLGRRLDEGLIREIEARLIRGDVGVRTTRRLIDGIRADFRAGKMSRGEDALDYLKREIAAMWTEEDRRLRFAPAGQGPTVVLVTGVNGVGKTTSIAKLCALLRADGKRVLLGACDTFRAGATRQLEIWAERLGVEVVKGQQGGDPAAVAFDACAAAKARGVDVLILDTAGRLHTQDPLMRQLEKIRKVVEKQIPGGPHETLLVLDATSGQNALRQAEEFTRAVGVTGIFLAKLDGTAKGGVVVAIRETTDVPVKFVGVGETPEDVEPFDPRAFVEALFAE; the protein is encoded by the coding sequence ATGCGGCTTCTGAAGAGCGCCATCTCGAAGTTTCGTAAGGGGCTGGAGCGGACGCGAGAGTCGTTCGTCTCCGGTCTGCGATCCGTGCTGCTGGGCCGGAGGCTGGATGAGGGCCTGATCCGCGAGATCGAGGCCCGGCTGATCCGCGGTGACGTCGGCGTACGGACGACCCGGCGGCTTATCGACGGCATTCGCGCCGACTTCCGGGCGGGGAAGATGTCGCGCGGCGAGGATGCCCTCGACTACCTCAAGCGTGAGATCGCCGCGATGTGGACCGAGGAGGACCGGCGGCTTCGTTTCGCCCCGGCGGGACAAGGCCCGACCGTCGTGCTCGTGACCGGCGTCAACGGCGTGGGCAAGACCACCAGCATCGCCAAACTCTGCGCCCTGCTCCGAGCGGACGGCAAGCGCGTGCTGCTCGGCGCGTGCGACACCTTCCGTGCCGGAGCGACACGACAACTCGAAATCTGGGCTGAGCGGCTCGGCGTCGAGGTCGTGAAGGGCCAGCAGGGCGGCGACCCCGCGGCCGTCGCGTTCGACGCCTGCGCCGCAGCCAAGGCACGCGGCGTGGATGTGCTCATTCTCGACACGGCCGGACGCCTGCACACGCAAGACCCGCTCATGCGGCAACTGGAGAAGATTCGCAAGGTCGTAGAGAAGCAGATTCCGGGCGGGCCGCACGAGACGCTGCTGGTTCTCGACGCCACCAGCGGGCAGAACGCCCTGCGACAGGCCGAGGAGTTCACGCGGGCGGTCGGCGTGACAGGCATCTTCCTCGCCAAGCTCGACGGCACGGCCAAGGGCGGCGTGGTTGTCGCCATCCGCGAAACAACGGACGTGCCCGTCAAGTTCGTCGGCGTCGGCGAGACGCCCGAAGACGTGGAGCCGTTCGATCCGCGGGCGTTCGTCGAGGCGCTCTTCGCCGAATGA
- a CDS encoding 6,7-dimethyl-8-ribityllumazine synthase: MDAARKNLGPRVAVVVSRYNATITERLLDGALAAFGRRFPGDVPPPVVVEAPGAFEMVVLARRLAGDFCGVVALGCVIRGETEHDRHIASAVANGLASVSIETGVPVTFGVLTVETVEQAMERAGGRKGNKGADAMDALLDVLDVMQRLRAGTGGARIGAGRVPGDKVGGV; this comes from the coding sequence ATGGACGCAGCGAGGAAGAACCTTGGACCGCGGGTCGCCGTGGTCGTCAGCCGCTACAACGCGACGATCACGGAGCGGCTGCTGGACGGAGCGCTGGCGGCGTTCGGCCGCCGATTCCCGGGGGACGTTCCGCCGCCCGTGGTCGTCGAGGCGCCGGGGGCATTCGAAATGGTCGTTCTCGCGCGGCGTCTTGCTGGGGACTTCTGCGGCGTGGTTGCCCTTGGGTGCGTCATCCGCGGCGAGACCGAGCACGACCGACACATCGCGTCGGCAGTGGCGAACGGACTCGCCTCGGTCTCCATCGAAACGGGTGTCCCCGTCACGTTCGGCGTGCTGACGGTCGAAACGGTCGAACAGGCGATGGAGCGGGCCGGAGGGCGGAAGGGGAACAAGGGGGCGGACGCGATGGATGCTCTGCTCGACGTGCTCGACGTCATGCAGCGCCTCAGGGCAGGCACGGGCGGCGCTCGCATCGGCGCAGGGCGCGTGCCCGGTGACAAGGTCGGGGGCGTGTGA